A region of Pseudomonas saponiphila DNA encodes the following proteins:
- a CDS encoding phage baseplate assembly protein V gives MSYVSAAHDRMIAGLIIPCSVVGVDLAAAMVRVSDGAGWTSAWVRWHSQAAGKARHWRAPSLGEQGALISPSGEPAQGTFIAGLYGNAGPQPDNREHVEVWRFDDGGSLVYDWQAKSYSISLPSGTVTIQVGGSSAVITDSALTGQASTISLTGQITLTGEVQINGASLKHNGVNIGSTHTHADVTPGSGKTAVPQ, from the coding sequence ATGAGCTACGTTTCCGCGGCTCATGACCGCATGATCGCGGGACTGATCATCCCTTGCAGCGTTGTCGGGGTGGACCTGGCCGCCGCCATGGTGCGGGTTTCCGACGGTGCCGGTTGGACCAGCGCCTGGGTGCGCTGGCACAGCCAGGCCGCTGGTAAGGCTCGACACTGGCGGGCGCCCAGCCTGGGCGAGCAGGGGGCCTTGATCAGCCCCAGCGGCGAGCCGGCTCAGGGCACTTTCATTGCTGGCCTGTACGGCAATGCCGGCCCTCAGCCGGATAACCGCGAGCATGTCGAAGTCTGGCGCTTCGACGACGGTGGCTCGCTGGTCTACGACTGGCAGGCCAAGAGCTACAGCATCAGCCTGCCCAGCGGTACGGTGACCATTCAGGTCGGCGGCAGCTCGGCGGTGATCACTGATAGCGCGCTCACCGGCCAGGCCAGCACCATCAGCCTGACCGGGCAAATCACCTTGACCGGTGAAGTACAAATCAACGGCGCGAGCCTGAAGCACAACGGGGTCAACATCGGCTCGACCCATACCCATGCCGACGTAACGCCCGGAAGTGGGAAAACCGCCGTGCCTCAATGA
- a CDS encoding GPW/gp25 family protein, whose amino-acid sequence MIGMDRRTGQPLSGIEHVRQSIEDILSTPLGSRRMRPEYGSDLRRYVDLPVTGGWKSAVQAEVARALLRWEPRLKLERVQVVAVVGGQISFQLTGLYLGDNAVLEVTA is encoded by the coding sequence ATGATCGGAATGGATCGCCGAACGGGCCAGCCGCTGTCGGGCATCGAGCATGTACGGCAGTCCATCGAGGACATCTTGAGCACGCCCCTGGGCAGTCGCCGGATGCGCCCGGAGTACGGCAGCGACCTGCGCCGCTATGTCGACCTGCCCGTCACTGGCGGTTGGAAGAGCGCCGTCCAGGCTGAGGTGGCTCGGGCGCTGTTGCGCTGGGAGCCGCGGTTGAAGCTGGAACGGGTGCAGGTGGTGGCCGTCGTGGGTGGCCAGATCAGCTTTCAGCTGACGGGCCTGTACCTGGGGGATAACGCGGTATTGGAGGTGACGGCATGA
- a CDS encoding baseplate assembly protein — translation MSILDLSALPAPPVLEPLDFEALYQGKLAMFRQYMGENWTADLESDPVTKQLELSAYGDLQLRARINDAAKALLLAHAKGPDLDHLAANVKLQRLVIQAGDPLAVPPVAEVKEVDDALRERIQLAYEGLTTAGPRNSYILHARNASALVADAEAESPSPACVTVTVLSLEGDGRAAPELLAKVAAALNDENVRPLGDRVTVQSAQVLPYRIEAVLHMKGPGPESDAALAEALRKLAAWTNPRRRLGIEVARSAIDAQLHVAGVARVELIGWQDIAPTRAQAAYCNGYSVTLGG, via the coding sequence ATGAGCATCCTGGACTTGTCGGCCCTGCCGGCGCCTCCGGTGCTGGAGCCCCTGGACTTTGAGGCGTTGTACCAGGGCAAGCTGGCGATGTTTCGTCAGTACATGGGGGAGAACTGGACCGCTGACTTGGAAAGCGACCCGGTCACCAAGCAGCTGGAACTGTCGGCCTACGGGGATTTGCAGCTGCGCGCCCGGATCAATGACGCGGCCAAGGCGTTGTTGTTGGCCCATGCCAAGGGCCCGGACCTCGATCACCTGGCGGCCAACGTCAAACTGCAGCGTCTGGTGATCCAGGCGGGTGATCCTCTGGCGGTGCCGCCGGTGGCTGAGGTCAAGGAGGTGGACGACGCTTTGCGCGAACGCATCCAACTGGCCTATGAGGGGCTGACCACGGCAGGCCCGCGCAACAGCTACATCCTGCATGCCCGCAACGCCTCGGCCCTGGTGGCCGATGCCGAAGCCGAAAGCCCGTCGCCGGCCTGTGTCACGGTCACGGTGTTGAGTCTGGAAGGTGACGGCCGCGCGGCTCCCGAGCTGTTGGCCAAGGTGGCAGCGGCCCTCAATGACGAGAACGTGCGCCCGCTGGGGGATCGCGTCACCGTGCAAAGTGCCCAGGTTTTGCCGTATCGCATCGAAGCGGTGTTGCACATGAAGGGCCCGGGCCCGGAAAGCGATGCGGCCCTGGCCGAGGCCCTGCGCAAGTTGGCGGCCTGGACCAACCCGCGGCGTCGGCTGGGTATCGAGGTAGCCCGCTCAGCCATTGATGCCCAACTGCATGTCGCCGGTGTTGCTCGGGTCGAGCTGATCGGCTGGCAGGACATCGCCCCGACCCGAGCCCAGGCCGCGTACTGCAACGGCTACAGCGTCACGCTGGGGGGCTGA